aacataattagtctctcttcgaatactcggagttgcttgatctgcactatgttggatttcattttgtatcTTCtaccggatttgaacaagaatggccagaggccacctacgctctagagctgcttgcatgtacttctgccagtcatcagtgctgtgtatcatcatcaattcccataaatcactatctacctcccaattaacaagagactggacggtcatcacatgtgtcaacggatcaacacggaacccacgctgcagccacttacatatggaaccaaaactccttcccagaggtttatctatggcactagatgtgcacttaaaggcagaaaggtctactccatttgtcccttacaaaacattgtagtcaccataaaatacttaaaactgcatcttgctcgacatatctgtatatcacagaatacttatcgagttatactctttacttcactaccttattcaataatccgtaaaaactatgtatggaattcaactacaacgtataagtattcataactacgtgatgacactcaaattctatactgaatatgcaaattctattctaaatcataattaatttataaacacgtctctaatagtactgcaattgtaataataaatgcgtagtactaattttctaaactaatttactactacgtaactaaaaactaaagtatcattaaactcctacttaaatggttctactatagcactaattaaattaaattactctacaataccaatggaaaaatacataaactaaatgtacaaacctgcagatcacaagtgcggaatccggcagggcttcgccgcttcccttttccttacccctttcttttttttctggatttttggtggaatttttgggctcaaatgaggaggaaaTAGGGGTAGAATGCTTATATAGGGGAGGGAGCcctggtcgcccgagggggggggggcgacaggccccccttttatttttttcggccagggacctcattataaatttgaagaaaaaaaattacatctagagcctgtcgccccccatagagcgaccgggggtagttttgaaatttttcaaaacagacttatatttttgaaattttgatttttttaaatataaaaaagaaaaaagcgctgcAAAACATCCCGGCCGTTCAAACCAACAAATATTCAGTGGCTGATGCTTGGACATTTATAAATAGCATGGGCCAACTTTTAGTCTCGCTTGAAGTATTTGAATAGAAAGgcccaactttttttttggccAAACTTTGCGCTAGGCCACATTAGTGGGGATAGTGCAGGCGTCAAAATGTCTACATTTATAGTCTACCCAAGTATTTGTGATAATTTTGAACTTCCCTGGACGGATATGTTGAGTGCTCCCTGtgtccaaaaagaaaaaaaatgtaaggTGTTGAACAACCTGCATTGGCACTATCTTTAAAATCAAAATTTGCCAAACAATTTCTCTTGTAATAATATCATTGAAGCAACAAAAGTTTGATCATTACAAAGCATTTCTAAATAGAAACTTGGCGTAACAATTTTTGTGGCACACAGTTTCCTTACTATTAGAATaattatttgtaaaaaaaattaagaattTTATTTGTAAAAGAAATTAAGAATTTTGGATCTTAAAATAGGCGCGCTTTTTATATTTAGGAGCGGACGGCGAAATTTGGGCTCTGGATAAATATCCGTGGAGAGCTCAATTAGGATCAATATTCTCTAGGATCAAATTTGATACGGTGTATTAGCAGCCAAATAAAAGCATACCTCCTATCATAGGATCAAATTTGATACGATATATTGCCAGACAATAAATACATAATTAATACTTGATACTTCTCAGAAAAATGTACCACAAATATTGAATTCCAGTATATATACGTTGGAAAACATGGAAACAAATTAATAAAATGGCAGGAACTGATTcgatgaaaaaaaaatggaaacaaATAAAATGGCAGGAATTGATCGCTCAGGATCAATCCGGATTCTGGCCGCATGATCTCTCGCCTATATAACCACGCGTCCGCAATGCGGAGGAGCACCAAGAAATCAACCAGCTCGATCCTGTACACGAACACACGAAAGCTTTAGCCTCTAGCTAGCAGCAGCTCGACCTCGAATTCTCGATCATGGCGTGCTCCAGGAAGACGCTCGCGTTCCTCGGCGCGCTGCTGCTGAtgacgctcgccgccgccgcggccgtgccGGCGGGCAGGCGCGGGCGCCTCCTGCTGCAGGCGCCGGAGCGCTGCTTCGAGTCCAAGAACTGCCAGGAGGGCACGTGCGGGGCGACGTGCGCCGTACTCGGCATCAACGGCGTCGGGGTGTGcaaggacgacggcggcgtccCCTCCTGCTGCTGCGTCCCGAAGCTGAAATCCGTCGGCGTCGACAAGCTCGCTCATTGATCCGTAGTAGACGAACTATAATGCCTGATAAATATTTATCAAGCAACTGATTTTTTTACGATGGATATTACATGATTTCGCTGGTTTGTATGGTAGAATGTGTGGCACAAAGTCTTGAATCTCCATGCTCTTGCCGAATAAGTAGCGCAGTTTGTAATGCATCTTTCAATGGATGTTTTTCTTCTTGAAAATCTTGTGACTTTCACTCTGTGATACGGTTGAAGATTCATGGCCCCTCCTATGTTTCAGTGATGCCCTTATTTTCACCTCCGTCCCGTAATGCGGACAGGCGGTGATAATCTATTTTTATTGCTAGTAGGAAAACTAATGGTGAAAATGGATATTTTTGCCGCCGACACCTAAACTGGCAGTGAAAATGAATATATAGTAGTGTTGGGAAATGTCTCTTTGAAACTTCCCCACTCCATGCTTGTCCCTTTCCACCTTCATTGCTTTGGTACTCACAAAAGAAAATACATAAAAGCAAACAATATGATAAACTATTTACAAAATGTCTCTTTATGTTTCCCCAAAAATCATTATTCAAAAACTTTTCCTAAAAAATAATCCAACACTTATCAAAAATTACTTAATACATtcaatttaattattttaaaaaagTTTGTTCAGGGTTCCAATTCCCAAACTTATAGTGGCAACTAAACATGAGGGATGCGCTCGTTGCGAGACTTAACCCAACACCTTACGGTATGAGCTGGCAACAGCCACGCAcgaatttttcaaaataaatatttagAAAATTATTTGTGCAAAAATTATTAGTAACCTCTAGAAAAGTTTTGAAAAACATCTCTATAAATGttctaaataaaaaaatcaagaaaagaaaaagaatgccACCCGACCACTAGACTCAAGGGACCTTACGTCCTTAGTCCTTATCGCCATCACCATCGCACATCTGGATCCATCCACGCGACCACGCCCCCACACGCACAACAGAATCGCGCCAATCAACCCAACACTGTAGAATCCCTTTGAGGTGCCTTTTAGATAAACTGATGTCGTTGTTTACTCGATGGTCATAATAAAATTCTTCGTAGCAAGGATGCACAGGCCTTTTGGCCCCAACTATCCTTTACCCTTGGCTGCACACCACCGAGTCGTCACTTATCCAATCTTCCTTTAACTAAGGTCGTCAAAATGGTTAGTGAGATGAAGTTGGCCATAATTTCTTACATCAAACATACTCCATGTCATGAGTCACACACAATACAATGCACAAAATTAAAACAAAATACTTGAAGCTAGATAATGCAGAACTCTGCATCCGGATTAACGATAAAGCTAGCAAGCTAAGTGCGACGATATCACTTAGTAGGAACTGTGAAGTTCCAAGCTCTACATGCTACAACAAAGAATGAGAACAGAAAAAATGTATTAATATACTGAATATCTGTTCATATTAGAGATAATCAAGTTATCCTAAAGGCTACAACAAAAAATGAGAATAAAAAATGTATTAAAACTTTAAACATAACTAACTAGATGGTTACTGGCGGACATATATATCATCTCCATTGTGGATGTGAATAAAATGCATCACATAGAACCCGCAGTAATTATTGCCCGGAGGCTGCCTTAGGATATATTTGGCATCACGTACAATGAAATCCTTCCGGAAAGGTCTATGTACTTTTTTTACGGTACTTTGCAAAGGCCCTATGTGACAATAAGAATAATGAATATAATCATATTTGTGTATCTAATGAAGATATAATAATGAAAGGTTGATTGTCTTTGTTTACTTATTTAACATATCGATGCAAGGCTGGATTAAATCTCGACTCAGTCTTTTGGAATCGTAAGCGTCAATCTTGCTCTCTTTTCGAGGTTGACCGCAATAAGAATATGATGGCTACTGTATTTAGGATGTCCAACATTAATATTATTGTTATGATTATCAAACGGAAATATATAGGAGTTGGGATACACATATTAACGGTTGTAGGGCAGAAAATTACATTTCTTGTCTTGCATGTCAAGTAAGGCATCAAACACAACATCGACACATGGACAATACACAAGATCATCAGCTTGTAACTTATTGATGCAATATGTCCGGGCGGTCTTCACAAAAGAGTAAACACCATTCACAAACTTGGGATCAGGAGGCTTCGAACAATACATCCATCCTCGATCCATCTATAAATGACATATTAATGTAAAATTCATATCAAAATCAATACAATGAAACAAGATATGAATTTGCATGTGCATGTAGGTAACCACCTTAAATTAAAAGAGCTACGCAATTCCTTCAAAATTCAGAAGCCATCTTGGATTTTTATGTAAATTATATTTTACTTCTAGCATTGAAAAAGAGCCTCTCCatcaaattcaaactagaattACAAAATCTACCCAATAAAACAAGTAAAGAATTGAATATGTTGCTAGCTACCAAGCATAAAACAAGTGGATAATGTCCGTACATCAAAATTCATTAGCCTCCATATGCATTATGTAAATTTTGCTTCTATTACCATGAACAAAGCCTCTCtatcaaattcaaaatctagACAATGAAACAAGCAAAGAATTGAATGGATTGCTAGCAACTAATTGTAAAACAAGTGGGTGATGTCCATGCCCCAAAGTTTCACTAGCCTCCTTATGCATTTTGGCGTGGATTTTGATTCTATCATGAATAAAGCCTCTCCATCAAATTCAAACTACGAATTCGAAATATAGCCAATGAAACAAGCAAAGAATTGAACAGGTTGCTAGTTATTAACCTCAAACTGAGTAGTTGACACCAATACTTCAAAAGAGGATCGAAATCTTGAACAACATGCTGAAAAATGGATGCAAAAATGGCGGGAAGAAATGGAGAACTCGggtaggaggaggagagggagggagattaTAACGTGGACCATTTCACTGCTGGCCCCAGAGTCCACTATGCCCAACCACCATAGGACTTGCGGTGAAACATTTTTACCACCGGTCCCTAAATAACTGGCGGTGAAAATGCTTTATGTAGTAGTGCAATACTTAATGTACGTGTAAAACCAACTGACATGCCCGGTTTTAGTGTGCTCTCTTTGAAATTCCATGCAAGCTCTGCTGTTGTGTGAAGCATTGGTGCCAGCTAGGATCGTCTGGTAAAATTTTATGGCCctgtggcaagccaaataaGCTAACTTTAGTACCGAAGTAAAAGTATTATGATAATAATGCAATAGAATGTATTTATATAACATAATTTGGCTGGTAAACCAAAGATTGTACTTATTGCTTGAACACGTGTTTTCAAACTCTTGATATTGCATAATCTTCACTTGAAAAGCatcatttatattttttaaaatgaaaTCTTCAATCATATGCCTGTTGATGCGATGGAATCTGAAATGAGgtaaaaagaacaaaattagTGGTGGTGCACATGTAAACTCATCTATATTATTCAATAAAATAACTGAATAACAACAGGTGACGCATGGTGCCCTGATGCCCTGATGATTAGTTTCCTCAATGAAAACAAACCAATAGTTGTCATCGTCCAGAACATCTAGATGACAACTCTGACCTCACTGCTTGCATGTTAGGGCACCTAATACTATTCTTTTTCGTCTCACTTCCTTGATACAACCCTGGATTCACTCGTCTGAATGAATCCAGATGGAGGAACACCGTCAACTACACGCTcaaaaacaatagcaaaaaTGCGTGCAGCCGGCAACGTCTGTCACTGTCAGCTTCTTCCACACAGCCGGACTGATCTTCCAATGTCAATACACACACCGCGCTCCATCATTGCAGATGATACATTTAAAAACAGAGTTTGCATGTTTACCGCAGACCATCGTGTTTAACCTTGAAATCTGACAGTTACCTTCCttactttttttttcccaaaacTAAGAATCTCTGTTTGGATGCATTGCAGCACTATTTAATCATTTCATAGTCGTGATGTAAGACTTGGTTTTTGCATTAAAAAACAAACGCTCATTTTGGTCATCCAAAGTCACTTTACATATTATTGGTGCAATCACAATGCAAATTTCTATGAATTGAAAAATGTGATTCAAAATATGGGTTCTacgtcagagagagagagagagagagagagagagagagagagagagaggatattTTTGCCATTTCCTGTCACATTCTTGAAAAAAACATTTTCCTGTGAAACAATTTGGTTTGCTTCTTAATGCGTAGTAGTATAATGTCTTGATTAGATGCCACACATATGGTTTTTCTGACGTGACAAAGAATTAAATAGAAAAGACAAAAAAATTGGACGTCCTGTAAAATACAACTTTAACATGATATCCAATATTTTGGCAAATAATATACTAATGTTTTGGCCTGTTCTCACAATTAATCATTTTCAGACCTCTAACACAATACTAACCTAGTGACGTTTCTAAGACATTAGTCTTGTATTTAACACTAGAATGCAATGCATTTTGGGAGTATCCTTGTGTAACTTCCCTAGAGACGATTCCATGTATGGCTCTATATGAATCATTGCTAGAATTAAGGCCCCCACTACACAACTTACCTAGTCTATTTACGCTTTTGACCTTAGTACTTATATTTTCATGTGCAGGCTATACATGGTGGAATCTGCAAGGTTTTGACACTTGGAAACAGAGGACATGGAGCCACTCCAAGAATACATGCAAAGTGACAAACGCCGTGGAGAACATTGACGTCACCTACCACAGGACGGCAACCCAACGTTAATGCCAGGCTAAAGCTAGCTGCTAGCAGCTAAACTCGCTATCAAATAAACAACACTTTGTGGACAGCAGCAAGAGAGACAGATTCTTGTAACTAGATAGTAGCTGCTTATATACAAATGCGACAGACTTGAACTTTCGCTCATCTTGTCAAGTATATAAGCCAGGCCACCGTGTTATCAATGCTAACTTTCAAGTAGTTGTGGCTACAATCCAACCAAGCTATAGGCAGTGCCGGTGGATATGGAGAAGGGGCAGGAGATAGCACCATCAGATGGCGAGAAAGGTCCAGAGCAGCACGCCATCGACGTCGGCCATGTCGAGCATGCTGATGGAGGAGGTGAGGACGACGCCGGGCAGAAGAGAGTGGCTGTGGCTGAGGAGGTGCAGAAGAAGAGCAGGAGAGTGGCAGCTCTTGATGCCTTCAGAGGGCTAACCATTGTGGTACATGCACAAgagtttgttttgttttggttaTTTAGTCTGAAAAAGTTTGATTCAGCTTTCGTTCTATGAAGCGTAAAATGTTCAAGTGTCATCATATAAATCATTTGAGTTTCGTTACTTGCAGCTCATGATCCTGGTGGACGATGGCGGTGGTGCTTATGAGCGGATTGACCACTCACCGTGGAACGGGTGCACTCTGGCAGACTTCGTCATGCCGTTCTTCCTCTTTATAGTTGGTGTTGCGATCGCCTTTGCGTTGAAGGTGGGTAAGCACATACACACCTGAATTGACACTTCCATAAATACGCCGAAGCTCTTGCACTGGCCAATTACTTGTCACAAACGTATTAAGTTGCCCGAGGAAAATAACAGGCTTCAATACTCTGTAGTATCTCTTGCTCTGATACGGAGTACTGATCATGCTAGCAGAGAAAACTGATCATCACGTGAACATGATTGCAGAGAGTTCCAAATATCGGCGCCGCCGTGAAGAAGATTGCTATCAGAACACTGAAAATGCTCTTCTGGGGTGTGCTTCTCCAAGGTAATTCTTTTACTACTATGATTCTTGtttgcagctcttattccacttcatGTTTTGGTTGAAAGATTTGATGATATGTACAAAGGTGGATATTCTCACGCTCCGGATGACCTCTCTTATGGAGTGGACATGAAGAAGATCAGATGGTGTGGCATACTACAGGTTCAGTTCATCCACCAATAAGAAAAACAATACCACCTTGTTACTCTCTAGGCAATAACTTTgaattctttccttttcttgaaATTGACTCATCAGAGAATAGCTTTGGTGTACTTCGTGGTTGCTCTGATAGAGGCATTCACCACAAAAGTAAGGCCTACCACGGTGCGGTCTGGTCCTTACGCCATTTTCGAGGCGTATCGATGGCAATGGTACACAATTTCTATCCTTCCTGATAGTTTGAATAACACTGTGACTGCACATATCTTTCCATTTTTCTATCGATTCTGAAAATGATGAGCATTCCTGGCCCTTTCTGGAAACCAACAGGTTAGGTGGTTTTATCGCATTTGTCATATACATAGTTACAACGTTCTCGCTATATGTCCCGGATTGGAGCTTTGTTTACCACAACGATGGCGATGTCAATGACGGCAAGCAATTTACGGTATCTTCAACTTGCCCTGAGCATAGCATAATCACTGCAATTTGTCGTATTTGATACAGTACATGCTTGTTCCTGTAGGTACAATGTGGTGTGAGGGCCAGCCTGGACCAAGCCTGCAATGCAGTTGGCTATGTTGATAGGCAGGTTTGGGGGATTAATCATCTCTATACACAGCCAGTTTGGATCCGATCAAAGGTACAATAGAATTGTTAGTATTTGTCATCGGCAGTgatatgtttttcttttcttaatcATAGCCATATTTTATTAGCTAACCTATTGGACATTTTATTTGGTTAGAATTACTAAGTCTGTTCTGTTTACCTTGTTCAGGATTGTACATTCAGCTCACCTAACATGGGTCCCTTGCGAGCTGACGCACCAGCGTGGTGCCTTGCACCTTTCGAACCAGAAGGCTTGTTAAGGTGGAAATCTGACAACATTAACAGACGAAGCTGAGTATTTTCAGTCAACAATTCAAGCATCTGACAATCTTTTCCTCTTTCAGTTCAATATCGTCAATACTATCAGGCACAATCGGGATACATTACGGCCATGTCCTGATCCATTTCAAGGTTATTTCTGATAACTTGCTTCGACCTGTGAGTTTTTATGAAATGCAATGTGGTCATGAAAGTTTCTGATTTGCAGAGTCACAAGGAGAGACTGAGGCACTGGCTTCTGATGGGCTTTTCGCTTCTCGCGCTCGGCATTCTCCTACACTTCACTAAAGGTACTTATCCATGCATAGTTCCTGTCATACATCGGCTGCCATTTGCAATCCTTGAACTTAGGTTTTACATGCATTGCTCTGCTCTTGCAGCCATCCCAATCAACAAGCAGCTCTCCAGCTTCAGTTATGTTTGCTTCACTGGCGGGGCGGCAGGAATTGTTCTCTCAGCTTTCTATATACTGGTGTGGTTCATGTTTTCATTCTTTTACCAGAAACTTCTTCAATCTCATTATTTTACAGAGAGTTAACAAATAATAGAAATTTACTGCATTCATTTTTTGACGGGCAGATTGATGTCTGGGGCCTGAGGACTCCATTCCTGTTCCTGGAGTGGATCGGCATGAATGCCATGCTTGTGTTTGTCCTTGGAGCACAGGGAATATTGGCTGCATTTGTGAATGGATGGTACTACAAGTCACCAGATAACTCTCTGGTGAGTTACAAAGTTTTGTCTCCGTTCCTGTTCTGAACCTCTGCGAGTAACCTACTGAACTTTTTGATTTTGCTTCTTTGTTTGCATTTTTGCAGGTCAATTGGATCCTGAATCATGTGTTCGTCAATGTCTGGCATTCACAGAGGCTGGGTACCCTGCTCTATGTCATATTCTATGAGATTGTGTTCTGGGGTGTTGCGGCCGGCGTCCTGCACAAGTTGGGGATTTACTGGAAACTGTGATTAGTTTTGATGGCACATTTGTACAATTAAAAAcctatataaatttgattattGTTTGTACGCTCGAAAATCGGCTCGTTAATTTCAATGTAACATTATCTTGTATGACTGATGCTATAGCAACACAAGCATTGATGTTGTGCATTGTCAAGTTGCAGCATGCCTTGTATTATTCAGAAGAGTCCCCTGCCACACATATACTTCGGTCAGTTCTGGATAGCATTGGAAGGAACTTGAAATGTTCGAAAATGTGTCAAACAAATTTAAATCTTCTGTGTAAAGGAGTCGGGAGATGCAAATGCTAGTACAGTGCACTGAACTACAAACATCCCATGTCTTGGCTTGGACTCTGTTCCATATGGTCTTTTCTTCTTCATGTCGGTATTTTTGAGGTGGACTTTTAGCGTGTTTTCTACTAGTGCTAGAATGAACCTATGAGACTGGTGATGTACAACAATGTATTTATCGTACGGTAAAACATAAATTGTTGACAGGATCTGAATATACAATATTGTACATGCACACTTAGTAGGCTCACATGTACTTATTTCTTGATAGTAGGCTCACTCTTAGTAGCTAGGTAGCAGCAGCACGACAGAGGCA
This genomic interval from Panicum virgatum strain AP13 chromosome 8K, P.virgatum_v5, whole genome shotgun sequence contains the following:
- the LOC120643952 gene encoding heparan-alpha-glucosaminide N-acetyltransferase-like: MEKGQEIAPSDGEKGPEQHAIDVGHVEHADGGGEDDAGQKRVAVAEEVQKKSRRVAALDAFRGLTIVLMILVDDGGGAYERIDHSPWNGCTLADFVMPFFLFIVGVAIAFALKRVPNIGAAVKKIAIRTLKMLFWGVLLQGGYSHAPDDLSYGVDMKKIRWCGILQRIALVYFVVALIEAFTTKVRPTTVRSGPYAIFEAYRWQWLGGFIAFVIYIVTTFSLYVPDWSFVYHNDGDVNDGKQFTVQCGVRASLDQACNAVGYVDRQVWGINHLYTQPVWIRSKDCTFSSPNMGPLRADAPAWCLAPFEPEGLLSSISSILSGTIGIHYGHVLIHFKSHKERLRHWLLMGFSLLALGILLHFTKAIPINKQLSSFSYVCFTGGAAGIVLSAFYILIDVWGLRTPFLFLEWIGMNAMLVFVLGAQGILAAFVNGWYYKSPDNSLVNWILNHVFVNVWHSQRLGTLLYVIFYEIVFWGVAAGVLHKLGIYWKL